The Streptomyces sp. NBC_00162 genome window below encodes:
- a CDS encoding AMP-binding protein — MSLSTIRPAAVRGPAERIHEFMLAAARTAPDSPAAWEAGPDGASRVLTYRQLERRAHDYAVTLDSLGLDIGDRVILESDNSAAAVAVLLACSMLGLTFIPVSPEVPTPRLLAIAATAEPALHLQTADGTREGVPESIGTARFGPDGVVVERAPAPRTRHRREAVGTDAAYMIFTSGTTGRPKGVVMSHRGVLAFYRGMLQHSIVTAEDRLATTSPLQFDFALLDIGLALGSGAQLIPVPRELMHWPRRLLRFLTETGATQVDGVPSIWRPVLRHEAKGLAALAGQLRGVLFSGEAFPLPELRQLQGLLPQARVVNCFGPTEAMAFSLTDVPNPLPEGVDKLSIGFAYPGAEMLLIDEDGRPVGEPGAVGEIHLRGPSLFTGYWDDPEATRAVLVPDPLNPRSGQLVYKSNDLAYRGESGELYFVGRSDLQVKIRGNRVELGEIERRLLEFPGVEAAAAVVRPRPGNDPELYAYVVPARGFTADPLVISAFCKQTLPEYMVPRKVGLIPGLPLTPNGKTDRRALAARAAEEA; from the coding sequence GTGAGCCTGAGCACGATACGCCCGGCCGCGGTCCGCGGACCGGCGGAGCGCATCCACGAGTTCATGCTGGCGGCGGCCAGGACCGCGCCGGACAGCCCGGCGGCCTGGGAGGCCGGCCCCGACGGCGCCTCCCGGGTGCTGACCTACCGCCAACTCGAGCGCAGGGCCCACGACTACGCGGTGACCCTGGACTCGCTCGGCCTCGACATCGGCGACCGGGTGATCCTGGAGTCCGACAACTCGGCGGCCGCCGTGGCCGTGCTCCTCGCCTGCTCGATGCTCGGGCTCACATTCATCCCGGTGAGCCCGGAGGTCCCCACCCCGCGGCTGCTGGCCATCGCCGCCACCGCGGAGCCCGCCCTGCACCTCCAGACGGCGGACGGCACGCGCGAGGGCGTCCCGGAGTCCATCGGCACGGCACGCTTCGGCCCGGACGGGGTGGTCGTGGAGCGCGCGCCCGCGCCCCGCACCCGTCACCGGCGGGAGGCGGTCGGCACCGACGCCGCGTACATGATCTTCACCTCGGGGACCACGGGGCGCCCCAAGGGCGTGGTCATGAGCCACCGCGGGGTGCTCGCCTTCTACCGGGGGATGCTCCAGCACTCCATCGTCACGGCCGAGGACCGGCTCGCCACCACCTCGCCGCTCCAGTTCGACTTCGCGCTGCTGGACATCGGGCTCGCCCTCGGCTCGGGCGCCCAGCTGATCCCCGTACCGCGGGAGCTGATGCACTGGCCGCGCCGGCTGCTGCGCTTCCTGACCGAGACCGGCGCCACCCAGGTCGATGGGGTGCCGTCGATCTGGCGGCCCGTACTGCGCCACGAGGCCAAGGGCCTGGCCGCGCTGGCCGGCCAGCTGCGCGGCGTGCTGTTCTCCGGCGAGGCCTTCCCGCTTCCGGAACTGCGCCAGCTGCAGGGCCTGTTGCCGCAGGCTCGGGTGGTGAACTGCTTCGGCCCCACCGAGGCGATGGCCTTCTCCCTCACCGACGTGCCGAACCCGCTGCCCGAGGGCGTCGACAAGCTCTCCATCGGATTCGCCTACCCGGGCGCGGAGATGCTGCTGATCGATGAGGACGGCCGGCCCGTCGGGGAACCCGGCGCGGTGGGCGAGATCCACCTGCGCGGCCCCTCCCTCTTCACCGGCTACTGGGACGATCCGGAGGCCACCCGGGCCGTCCTGGTGCCCGATCCGCTCAACCCCCGCTCCGGTCAACTCGTGTACAAGTCAAATGACTTGGCATACCGCGGCGAGAGTGGTGAGCTGTACTTCGTCGGCCGTTCCGATCTCCAGGTCAAGATCCGGGGCAACCGCGTGGAGCTGGGGGAGATCGAGCGCAGGCTCCTGGAGTTCCCCGGTGTCGAGGCGGCCGCCGCCGTGGTCCGCCCGCGTCCGGGCAACGATCCGGAGCTGTACGCGTACGTCGTGCCCGCCCGCGGCTTCACCGCCGACCCCCTCGTGATCAGCGCGTTCTGCAAGCAGACCCTGCCCGAGTACATGGTTCCGCGGAAGGT